From Nicotiana tabacum cultivar K326 chromosome 22, ASM71507v2, whole genome shotgun sequence, one genomic window encodes:
- the LOC107769102 gene encoding uncharacterized protein LOC107769102, with protein sequence MPKDRRVNSSSFNGARASPYACSSKNTEQELKSSLPPVGNEREWEEARCPICMEHPHNCVLLLCSSRDKGCLPYMCDTSYRHSNCLDQFCKLSSGTLSEAQQEGSTISGTMFHRGSRGQPLSRTTWSTGGQQPELVCPLCRGQIKGWIVVEAARKFMNSKQRSCSLETCNFNGNYGELRKHARLEHPSDRPAEADPQRQYDWRRLELQRDFGDTLSAYQTPFGDDFAGDDLLTELPLDGGLFDLLDGYSEAEDGLSEDGNLLLDLEFELPFSFLNDFPFLPLTVDEFSEFDGGRSPTRSRTSARSENRRDWRSTSSDNHEERPATTRDTNRSSRRMPSSFFFRH encoded by the coding sequence ATGCCGAAAGATAGAAGGGTGAATTCCTCATCCTTCAACGGGGCAAGGGCATCTCCTTATGCTTGTAGCTCAAAAAATACGGAGCAAGAGTTAAAGAGTTCCTTGCCACCAGTAGGGAATGAAAGAGAATGGGAAGAAGCTAGGTGCCCTATTTGTATGGAGCATCCGCATAATTGTGTCCTTCTACTTTGTTCATCACGGGATAAGGGTTGTCTGCCTTACATGTGCGACACAAGTTACCGTCATTCAAACTGTCTTGATCAATTTTGTAAATTATCATCTGGAACACTATCAGAAGCTCAACAAGAGGGAAGTACTATATCAGGGACAATGTTCCACAGGGGAAGTCGGGGACAACCTTTGTCGAGAACAACCTGGTCTACTGGGGGACAGCAACCAGAGCTTGTCTGCCCACTTTGCCGGGGACAGATTAAAGGATGGATTGTTGTAGAGGCTGCTCGTAAATTCATGAACTCCAAACAGAGGAGCTGTTCCTTGGAGACGTGCAATTTCAATGGCAATTATGGTGAACTAAGAAAGCATGCCAGGCTTGAGCATCCCTCTGACAGGCCAGCCGAGGCTGACCCTCAACGACAATATGATTGGAGAAGGTTGGAGCTTCAAAGAGACTTTGGGGATACTCTCAGTGCATATCAGACCCCATTTGGCGATGACTTTGCTGGAGATGACCTCCTAACTGAGCTGCCTCTTGATGGTGGTTTATTTGATCTCCTAGATGGGTACTCCGAAGCCGAGGATGGATTGAGTGAAGATGGCAACTTGCTACTGGATCTTGAATTTGAGCTCCCCTTTTCTTTCCTGAATGACTTTCCATTTTTGCCTTTGACAGTGGATGAGTTTTCTGAGTTTGATGGTGGGAGGAGTCCTACTCGATCACGGACTAGTGCTAGATCCGAAAACAGGAGAGATTGGAGGTCAACTTCGTCAGATAATCACGAGGAAAGACCAGCAACTACAAGAGACACAAATAGGTCATCAAGGCGCATGCCTAGCTCCTTCTTCTTCAGGCATTAA